The Anoplolepis gracilipes chromosome 17, ASM4749672v1, whole genome shotgun sequence genome window below encodes:
- the LOC140675078 gene encoding sialin isoform X2 → MAALVRLKRGSVQLRHAALEVRAAVRARHIVAALVAVGFALCGAVEVSSSVALLANQKDNHAIIDTSWHCDMLVNITSRNRTEDFEIIFMELPQEERAESIMREAFLWGQVAGPILGGCLVWGRSGPSMVFSRAVLSACVASLLVPAAWRGPSHVALRLLQGLCTGATMPAAHMLAMTWFNSNHRSWYFSCYAAVSVGYCLTGWLGTAVVRMFGRDSLCYGLVLLALCWYFAFGRFVKDTPRSYQHDTNAAVIPWGKLLRSVPVWASAVATMGNQWGDATLALGMTKYLKLIYGFSTANDSVLTTLPHIGHFMAALTCGLLVDHVRESKIVSTTTARKLVVYTAHFIPAALLFVAGYAGCQALGAAWLGIAALLVSGTAPAGALAAIADLAPAESPACAAAACALCSTLGAAGLLAANYFVTQALHGSIAGSWRLVFGVASVVLLTTAAVFLALGKGVPQPWIPSVARPRSHDVIYEQDALELDHEDVGVQTEPFGPYALEDDVESLRNVPRSASIHSKISVASN, encoded by the exons ATGGCGGCGCTGGTTCGTCTTAAACGCGGTAGCGTCCAGCTGAGACACGCGGCACTCGAAGTCAGAG CGGCTGTACGGGCGCGACACATCGTCGCCGCACTGGTCGCAGTTGGATTTGCACTTTGCGGCGCCGTGGAAGTCAGCTCTTCTGTCGCATTACTAGCAAATCAGAAAGACAATCATGCCATCATCGATACGTCTTGGCACTGTGATATGCTGGTCAACATCACCAGCCGCAATCGCACCGAAGACTTTGAGATTATATTTATGgag CTACCGCAGGAAGAGCGAGCGGAATCGATCATGCGCGAGGCGTTTTTATGGGGACAGGTCGCCGGTCCGATACTCGGAGGTTGCTTAGTATGGGGTCGATCCGGGCCTTCTATGGTGTTCTCACGCGCGGTTCTCAGTGCTTGTGTAGCGTCTTTGTTAGTACCCGCTGCCTGGCGCGGACCGTCGCACGTGGCGCTTCGTCTACTTCAAGGATTATGCACC GGCGCGACCATGCCTGCTGCTCATATGTTGGCTATGACGTGGTTTAACAGTAATCACAGAAGCTGGTATTTCAGTTGTTACGCAG CTGTTAGCGTAGGTTATTGCCTCACCGGATGGCTGGGCACCGCGGTGGTGCGAATGTTTGGCCGCGATTCTTTGTGTTACGGTCTGGTTCTTCTGGCACTATGCTGGTATTTCGCCTTTGGTCGATTCGTCAAGGATACACCAAGGTCTTATCAACACGATACAAAC GCGGCTGTGATACCATGGGGAAAATTACTAAGATCTGTACCCGTCTGGGCGTCCGCAGTGGCGACTATGGGCAATCAATGGGGTGACGCGACGCTCGCACTTGGCATGACGAAATATCTAAAACTCATATATGGTTTCTCTACAGCTAAC GACTCGGTGCTGACCACATTACCTCACATCGGTCACTTCATGGCTGCTCTGACCTGCGGTCTTCTAGTGGATCACGTCCGCGAGTCTAAAATAGTATCCACAACCACGGCGAGAAAGTTGGTCGTATACACAG CGCACTTCATCCCTGCGGCTCTTCTTTTCGTCGCCGGTTACGCCGGATGTCAGGCCCTGGGCGCAGCCTGGTTAGGGATAGCGGCCCTTCTTGTTTCCGGCACCGCACCCGCCGGTGCACTCGCGGCTATAGCCGATCTCGCACCTGCGGAATCGCCGGCCTGTGCGGCGGCCGCGTGCGCTCTCTGCTCTACGTTGGGCGCCGCGGGATTGCTGGCTGCCAACTACTTCGTCACCCAGGCTCTTCATGGCTCT ATCGCTGGCTCTTGGCGATTGGTGTTCGGTGTCGCATCCGTCGTCTTGTTAACAACCGCTGCGGTTTTTCTCGCGCTCGGCAAAGGCGTTCCGCAACCGTGGATCCCATCGGTGGCGAGACCGCGAAGTCACGACGTAATCTACGAACAGGACGCCCTCGAGCTCGATCACGAAGACGTGGGCGTGCAGACCGAGCCTTTCGGGCCCTACGCGCTAGAGGATGACGTCGAGAGCTTAAGGAACGTGCCTCGCTCCGCGTCTATTCATTCCAAGATCTCGGTGGCCTCTAATTGA
- the LOC140675078 gene encoding sialin isoform X1, with protein sequence MADFVKRGSVQFVKHGSCQLKLAAQEVRAAVRARHIVAALVAVGFALCGAVEVSSSVALLANQKDNHAIIDTSWHCDMLVNITSRNRTEDFEIIFMELPQEERAESIMREAFLWGQVAGPILGGCLVWGRSGPSMVFSRAVLSACVASLLVPAAWRGPSHVALRLLQGLCTGATMPAAHMLAMTWFNSNHRSWYFSCYAAVSVGYCLTGWLGTAVVRMFGRDSLCYGLVLLALCWYFAFGRFVKDTPRSYQHDTNAAVIPWGKLLRSVPVWASAVATMGNQWGDATLALGMTKYLKLIYGFSTANDSVLTTLPHIGHFMAALTCGLLVDHVRESKIVSTTTARKLVVYTAHFIPAALLFVAGYAGCQALGAAWLGIAALLVSGTAPAGALAAIADLAPAESPACAAAACALCSTLGAAGLLAANYFVTQALHGSIAGSWRLVFGVASVVLLTTAAVFLALGKGVPQPWIPSVARPRSHDVIYEQDALELDHEDVGVQTEPFGPYALEDDVESLRNVPRSASIHSKISVASN encoded by the exons ATGGCAGACTTCGTCAAAAGAGGTAGCGTGCAGTTCGTTAAACATGGCAGTTGTCAGTTAAAACTTGCTGCGCAAGAAGTTCGAG CGGCTGTACGGGCGCGACACATCGTCGCCGCACTGGTCGCAGTTGGATTTGCACTTTGCGGCGCCGTGGAAGTCAGCTCTTCTGTCGCATTACTAGCAAATCAGAAAGACAATCATGCCATCATCGATACGTCTTGGCACTGTGATATGCTGGTCAACATCACCAGCCGCAATCGCACCGAAGACTTTGAGATTATATTTATGgag CTACCGCAGGAAGAGCGAGCGGAATCGATCATGCGCGAGGCGTTTTTATGGGGACAGGTCGCCGGTCCGATACTCGGAGGTTGCTTAGTATGGGGTCGATCCGGGCCTTCTATGGTGTTCTCACGCGCGGTTCTCAGTGCTTGTGTAGCGTCTTTGTTAGTACCCGCTGCCTGGCGCGGACCGTCGCACGTGGCGCTTCGTCTACTTCAAGGATTATGCACC GGCGCGACCATGCCTGCTGCTCATATGTTGGCTATGACGTGGTTTAACAGTAATCACAGAAGCTGGTATTTCAGTTGTTACGCAG CTGTTAGCGTAGGTTATTGCCTCACCGGATGGCTGGGCACCGCGGTGGTGCGAATGTTTGGCCGCGATTCTTTGTGTTACGGTCTGGTTCTTCTGGCACTATGCTGGTATTTCGCCTTTGGTCGATTCGTCAAGGATACACCAAGGTCTTATCAACACGATACAAAC GCGGCTGTGATACCATGGGGAAAATTACTAAGATCTGTACCCGTCTGGGCGTCCGCAGTGGCGACTATGGGCAATCAATGGGGTGACGCGACGCTCGCACTTGGCATGACGAAATATCTAAAACTCATATATGGTTTCTCTACAGCTAAC GACTCGGTGCTGACCACATTACCTCACATCGGTCACTTCATGGCTGCTCTGACCTGCGGTCTTCTAGTGGATCACGTCCGCGAGTCTAAAATAGTATCCACAACCACGGCGAGAAAGTTGGTCGTATACACAG CGCACTTCATCCCTGCGGCTCTTCTTTTCGTCGCCGGTTACGCCGGATGTCAGGCCCTGGGCGCAGCCTGGTTAGGGATAGCGGCCCTTCTTGTTTCCGGCACCGCACCCGCCGGTGCACTCGCGGCTATAGCCGATCTCGCACCTGCGGAATCGCCGGCCTGTGCGGCGGCCGCGTGCGCTCTCTGCTCTACGTTGGGCGCCGCGGGATTGCTGGCTGCCAACTACTTCGTCACCCAGGCTCTTCATGGCTCT ATCGCTGGCTCTTGGCGATTGGTGTTCGGTGTCGCATCCGTCGTCTTGTTAACAACCGCTGCGGTTTTTCTCGCGCTCGGCAAAGGCGTTCCGCAACCGTGGATCCCATCGGTGGCGAGACCGCGAAGTCACGACGTAATCTACGAACAGGACGCCCTCGAGCTCGATCACGAAGACGTGGGCGTGCAGACCGAGCCTTTCGGGCCCTACGCGCTAGAGGATGACGTCGAGAGCTTAAGGAACGTGCCTCGCTCCGCGTCTATTCATTCCAAGATCTCGGTGGCCTCTAATTGA